CGGGTGATGACCGCTTGCCACCCTGCACAGTGACATGCGCGTGCTTCCTTGATTGACAGCCTTGTGCTTCTTCGTCTTACCAAGACGACCTGTTCGCTGACTTTAATTCATTTCCCTTCAACTACAGAAAAGGCGTTTCCTTCCTCAGTCGCATAATCCtgggaaagaagaaggaccgGCTCTCCGACGCTGAAGACGATGTATCTGAGTCCGAGAACGGCCGCATGGACCCCGACGCCGCTGCACAACCTATAGGTTTTATTCCTCGATTCCCGCGGCCGCCGAAATATCTCAGGGTTCGCGCGCACTacaagaaggaaaagacatTCAACCGGGTTTTCGTCGCGCAAGAACTGGAGGGCGCTGATGGTATATTGAGCGCGGCGGATAAGGATGTAACCAATTCGGTAGTCGGATCCGAAAAAGGCTATGATACTGGGAAAGCGGTTTGGTCGCTTGTCTTCTCCAAAGATGGGAAATACCTTGCAGCTGCGGGGCAGGATCGTAAGGTTCGCATCTGGGCGGTTATCGCTTCGCCCAGTGACAGAAACGAGGTCGAGAGCGATGAGGAACAGGACAACGACGAGCTTCCGAAGTTGAAAGCACCAGTTTTCCGGGCAAAACCTATTCAAGTGTTCGAGGGACATACTGGCAGTATCCTAGACCTGAGCTGGAGCAAGGTACGGTACCCTTCCATACCTTTAGGTTTCTTATGCTAAAAGAAGCTTAGAACAATTTCCTACTTTCTTCGTCTATGGACAAAACGGTCCGCCTGTGGCACGTAACTAGATCCGAATGTCTATGTTGTTTCCAGCATAGCGATTTTGTCACGTCGATCCAGTTCCATCCACGCGATGACCGTTTCTTCCTGGCCGGATCTCTCGACACCAAGCTCCGGCTCTGGAGTATCCCGGATAAAAGCGTGGCATTTGTGGTGTCGGTGCCAGCAATGATTACATCGGTCGCTTTTACTCCGGATGGTATGTACGCAATAGCCGGATGCCTTAACGGACTGTGCATCATTTACCAGACGGACGGCCTCAAGCCAATAGACCAGATGCATGTACGGTCTGCGCGCGGTCGCAATGCGAAAGGTAGTAAGATTACGGGAATTGACGCCTTTGCTCTTCTCGACGACCCAAATGCGGATGTCAAGCTCTTGATCACTAGCAATGATTCCCGAATCAGACTCTACAACTTCAAGGATCGATCCTTAGAGGCTAAGTTCCGTGGCAACGAGAACACCTGCAGTCAAATTCGCGCATCGTTCAGCCACGATGGGAAGCATATTATCTGTGGGAGCGAGGATCGTCGAACGTATATCTGGCCTACCAATACCACCGAGAAAGACATGGATAAACGTGCGGTCGAGGTATTTGAAACACACTCGTCTATGGTGACAGCAGCCGTAATGGCTCCTGCGAAGACTAAACAGATCCTGGGTTTCTCAGAAGATCCGGTCTATGACATTTGCAACCCGCCGCCAGTGACGCTGGTAGGCAAAGATGAGTCCACGCTCAAGGACAACGATTCCGGGAACCGGAACTCTGGAGCTAGCAAGCAGGCGCAAGAGTCGCCTACTTATATCTCCCGCTCCACACACCCCGACGGTAACATCATTATTGTAGCCGACTATTCAGGGAGAATCAAAGTCCTGCGACAGGACTGCGCGTATCAAAAGCGACGATACGCCAATTGGGATGCCCACTCCACTATCTCCAGAAGACTACTTCGACGGTCCAATTCGACGCGCCACAGCCTCGCGTCTTCCATCGGAAAAGACTCTCATAAAACGCCCTCCGAGCGGATTCTCTCCTGGCGCAATTCTGTCATCCGACATAATGCAGGCCATGCCAACGGTACGAGGACCAGGAGTCCTTCAGGCAAATCCATCCCCAATGCTTCACGCTACTCCAGTCCAGGAGGCGGCTCGTCAAGACCCCGTGCAGACTCTCGTTCCTTCACCATGTCTCCATCACCCTCAGCATACAAAAATTCTCTCGACAGCCCACGCTCAAGCGCCGACACATCGCGGCAAAACACCACACCCCGAAAACGTGAACCCGCCCCTAAATCACCCTTACCCCTGTCCTCCACTGCAATCGTCGCGAGCGGCCAAGACCACGATAATCCATTATGGATCCAAGGCGAGCAAAGCAACGCTTACTGGAACAAGATCACACATGACGCCTTTGCAGCGCAGAACCGCCAGTCTCGCCTCCTTGCCCCGGATCGACTATCTGTTCCAGATGCAGATCGAAAATTGAGCATCGGGAGCGAATTTCTGAGCAGTGATTATGCCTCGTCGAATGGGGAGGGTGAAGATGGGGATGGTGATGTTCTGAAGTGCGATGATTGCCAGGGGACAAATTTTCGGGCGAGTAGGGGGAGGAACGGGAAGCAAAGGCTGGTTTGTGTGAGGTGTTTGAGGCCAGTGAATTAGTGGTTTTGGTTTATTTTATTTCTTCTGTCTTTTTCTATATTCTGCAATTTTGGCTATAAATGGTTGGCATGGATGGTGTTTTGGTTAGTTTGGTCGACGAGATATCTGTACATGGCATGGTGTTTGGATAACATAGttgctacggagtacattaTACGAGCAATGTGACATGTGGCATTATGTATATACGCGATAGAGATTTATTTCAATCGGTTCGATTTACATACACGTATCTTCAGTCCTAAGCCCTCAACTATTGTACATGTTTCCCTCTCCGTTCTCTGACCGACCTCACGCCAGCTATCACTCAGGTTGGGGGTTTTTGGTCAAATCTGTAAGGGACCACTAGAATCAGACCTgaataacaacaacaacaacatcatcatcataagTCCTGAGGCAGCCACATAGTGGAAGATTGGTCAGTTCTGCAGCAGTGGACAAATATCAACACAATGAAACCAGACACATTGCCAGGAAATTTCTCTCTCCAGTTTCAGATTATACAGTTACTAGCTGGTTCCAGCATGTTAAGCCGTGTCAAAGTATTTATATAACAACATGGACTCACCATTTATGGTGCCCTAGACAATGTATGCCATAACAAACCAGTTCAACAAAGTTGGGAGATGGGAAATCAAAGAAGACAAACTTGCCTAAATTAACATGCGTCCATCTACAGCAGTTGTGGATCTCTTAAATATATATCAATTCTTAGAGAGTTTCTTTCCATAGCAATCAGGATGAGGTCGTCTCCTTCGATTGTGGAGAATGCCCAGCGAAGATGATTAAACGCTGGCCGAACTTGAAAATAGGAATCCATGTCCTTCCCAGGTCGATTACGGGTCTTGACGAGTCTGAGGCGCTAGCTTGGCACCTTTGTTCAATTATTGGCTCCGGGTTCAAGAATAATTCCAGGAGTTATTTGACTGCCTCCCCTACCGCTTGCTTTAAGTACACAATGCATGCAAAGGTGAGGCGACCCCGGCAGAATCTGATCTCTTTTCATCTTTGGCGTGCCCTTAACTGGGTTTAGTCCAGCCTTCCCTATTAGAAATGAGGTTTGGTTTGGTTCTGTATCCCCTTTTTCACTGTAGATGAGTTTAGGTGCAAGACCCAAGGTGTTATGGCATCAAGAGTTTGTGAGATAACCATGAATCAAAATATAATAGGAACAATGTTCGATGTTCACTTCTACATCTCCAGTAAAAGCGAACGTGTGGAGGCTCTGTGGGACGTGTCTCGGAGCGCCAAAGGACGTTCTCCCTGGTCACTCAGGAATTGGTCACTCGAGATCATCACAAGGTCTGTAACGGATAATTTGTTGCTGCTCGCGGGATAATGCTACAGATGAATACTCCCTGTATGTCAAGTATACTGCCGGCCGTCTCCGCCAAGCTCCGACGACTCGCATCTCCACGCTGTCTGTCCGCACTCATCTCATATTCGCGAAGCTGCCATTCATAttctcttcccttcttttttACGCTTACATTGTTGAGTGAGATAATTCTCTTCTGTTACCTTCTTCCGGGAAAGAatcaaaaagacaaaatgccATACCTCCACACACCCCAGGCATACCTGGAACAATCTGCGCTACTACTCCAAGCATATCCGGATAGCGTACGTTTACCCTACGTGAGGACGACGGAATACAATCCGTcatagaagaaaaaaaaattactAACAAGATTAACAGAGAATAACAACAAAATACTCCTTCCCCTCTCAACGCCCGACAGCCCTCAAAAAAGCCCAAGCCCGCCAGTCTCAACGCCAagaacagcaacaacaatcacAGGATACCGCTACAACACCCTCCCAATCAA
This region of Aspergillus chevalieri M1 DNA, chromosome 4, nearly complete sequence genomic DNA includes:
- a CDS encoding WD40 repeat domain-containing protein (COG:S;~EggNog:ENOG410PGP8;~InterPro:IPR040324,IPR036322,IPR015943,IPR001680, IPR017986;~PFAM:PF00400;~go_function: GO:0005515 - protein binding [Evidence IEA]) encodes the protein MAEASTAGPRASSVPAIVTTTGSASSSSHITRDPSNQSGNSKHQSGPARTSQSSPIGPTSPDVASGSSSNQQQDARRNHRTTQSLSYSNHRASGSVTRYSTSSPTVVDPSAETSAIDPLSQHIIQRTNTQKSIPLKLLGRAPYEAEAGGTDNYNADEQGLIRRDSVPHQRPPEKKKKGVSFLSRIILGKKKDRLSDAEDDVSESENGRMDPDAAAQPIGFIPRFPRPPKYLRVRAHYKKEKTFNRVFVAQELEGADGILSAADKDVTNSVVGSEKGYDTGKAVWSLVFSKDGKYLAAAGQDRKVRIWAVIASPSDRNEVESDEEQDNDELPKLKAPVFRAKPIQVFEGHTGSILDLSWSKNNFLLSSSMDKTVRLWHVTRSECLCCFQHSDFVTSIQFHPRDDRFFLAGSLDTKLRLWSIPDKSVAFVVSVPAMITSVAFTPDGMYAIAGCLNGLCIIYQTDGLKPIDQMHVRSARGRNAKGSKITGIDAFALLDDPNADVKLLITSNDSRIRLYNFKDRSLEAKFRGNENTCSQIRASFSHDGKHIICGSEDRRTYIWPTNTTEKDMDKRAVEVFETHSSMVTAAVMAPAKTKQILGFSEDPVYDICNPPPVTLVGKDESTLKDNDSGNRNSGASKQAQESPTYISRSTHPDGNIIIVADYSGRIKVLRQDCAYQKRRYANWDAHSTISRRLLRRSNSTRHSLASSIGKDSHKTPSERILSWRNSVIRHNAGHANGTRTRSPSGKSIPNASRYSSPGGGSSRPRADSRSFTMSPSPSAYKNSLDSPRSSADTSRQNTTPRKREPAPKSPLPLSSTAIVASGQDHDNPLWIQGEQSNAYWNKITHDAFAAQNRQSRLLAPDRLSVPDADRKLSIGSEFLSSDYASSNGEGEDGDGDVLKCDDCQGTNFRASRGRNGKQRLVCVRCLRPVN